AGGTCTTGAGCGTGCCGGTCACGTCGGAAGTCAGCCCCTTGGGGTCGACGGTCATCGACCGGATGACGAAGGCCTGGGTGACGTCCGAGCCACGCTGTTCCTCGACGATCCGAACGAGATCTGCCTTGAGGCGACCGTAGCTCGCCGGATCAGCAAGCTTCAGGATCTCGTCCATCCAGTAGTCGAGGCCTTCGGGGCTGCGGTTGAGGAGAACGAGCGCGGCATCGCGGGTCACGAGTTCGAGATAGTCGGCCTCGACCCCCGCGCTGCTGACGGTGAGCTGCTTGGGGAGCGTTGGCAGGAGCACGACTTCGCGGTCGCGGGTGGCAGCAAGGCTGACGGCGACGACGAGCGCAATGCCAAGCCCGGCGCTGGTGAGCGCAAAGAGGTTGCGCTGGCGCAGCAGCGACTGCTGACGCTCGTGTGAAATGTCGGCAAACATGGATATCTCCCCTCAACCGGCAAGCAGGCGGCAGTGGGAAGGCGGCGTCGATTTCAGGCCCAACAATCCGGCCGGCAGATACCAATAGGCGGCATGGGCTACCCAGGAGCTGGCGCGTCCTGCTTTTGCCTTTCGCAGCGCGAACCAGGCGCCGAAGGCAACGATGATGCCGATAAAGATATGCTGGCTGAGGATCCCCCAGGTGAAGGGGATAAGCATCCCGGCGAACTCGTCGATGGTCCAGAAGCCGATGAGCTCCGGATCGTCGAGCCGACGCGGGATGATATATGGGTCTGCCATGGCGACGCGCCTTCCCGGCCGATGCGTCAGATGACCGCGGTGACGACCGAGGTGACGATCGGAACGCCCGTGCCGACGCCGATGCCGACACCGACCGGAACAGCGACCTGTCCGAGCGAGAACCGGCCCGAAGCAAGACCGATGAGGCCGCCTGCGAGGCTGAGGACGGTGATGATCTTGCCGCCCGAGCCTTCGAGGAAATCGGTGAATTTCGTGAGGGCAGGGGTGAAGGTCGTGTCGGCGCCCGCGTAGGCAGCGCTGGCGGCGAGGGCTGCAACCGCAAGCGGTACCGCGAAGGTCATGGCTCGCCCGAACTTCGAGGGGCGCTGGTCGATGGCGCCGGAGCGCCGGGAGAGGGTGAAAGACTGCATACGGAGCTCCATCTGGAGGGGTGAACCCAGCGTTCTTTCGTTCGCTGTGTGTTCCACATGCATCTAGGAATTCGATGTAGGAAAGTCGGAACGCCTGTCGAGCTGATGCGGCGGACGGATACGGACGCATCGAATGGTTGCTGTCGGCGATAATAAGCAGAAACAGCGGTTTATTTCGTAATCAGCGTCGACGAATCTCGACAGGAGTGGCGCCGATTGTCGACGACTCGAGCCTAGGGAATGATTCGCCTAGAAACGAGATGTTCCATATATGTTCTTTTCATTTTCCTACATGGACGGCGCGAGATATGGCTACGACTCAGTTCCTCATCGTTGGAGTTTTTGTCGATGCACCAGCCCGCGCCACTCCGAGGCGAAGCCAACACCAGCCTCGCGCACATTCTTGCCCATGCAATCCAAACGTCTGACAAGCCCAAGCACCAGATCGCTCGAGAAGTCGGGATCCACCGCGAGACCCTGCTCCGTGTGATGCGCGGCGATCGGCCGATTGGCCTTGATGAAGCCGCGCGCGTTCTCGAAGTCTGCGGCGCTTTTCCCCGCGCGAGCATGATCCTCGCCTTGGCTGGTCAGGAGGATCTCGCCTGCGAATGGATGCGCAGCGAAATGGGAGAGTTTCTTGAGGACTTCTTCACGGCCTTGCCAGGTCAGCTCGAACGCACGCTTGGGCGACGCGTCGAAGATTTGCGGCCCCGGTGGGCGAACGGCACTTCGCAGCTCGTCGCCCGCATGCTTGCCAAGCACATCGATGATTTTGCCAACCGCGACATTTCGATGGCGCTGCCGCGCTGATCCAATTCACCTCGGAGGGGACCGAGAAATTGACCCGACTGGAACGATCATGAATGCACATCCCCAGCTTACCGAGAACGGCGCCGACGCAGACCCGACTTTACCGCAAGTCCCTCCGCCGGCACGGCTCTTGCGGCTGCCTGAAGTCATCGACCGCGTCGGCTTACGTCGTTCGGCTATCTATCAGCGGATGAGCGAAGGCCGTTTCCCGAAATCCCGTTCGCTCGGCCCCAAATGCGCGGTGTGGATAGAGGCGGAAATCGACGCGTGGATCAGATCAATTGCGGACAAGCCGCATAGAGACGCTCCGTAAACTATCCCGAAAGAAATCATCGCGCTAAGTTGCGCGCATGGTTTATCGATACTCGGCGGGCAATCCTCTTCATCCTGAAGCCTTGAAAGAGAAGCAGCGGGCGCTGCGCGACGGTTTTTCAACGCCGTTGACCCTTCGCGTTCATCGCGCGCTTTCCTGGCTTCGTCGGGCTGAAGCAGAACAGGACGACCAGGACATTCGCTTCATCCTGCTCTGGATTGGGTTCAACGCTGCCTACGCCGGTGACGTGGAAGCCTCTGCCAGCAGCTCAGCGCCCGAAGGCGAGCGTGGACTCTTCCAATCGTTTTTCTCGACATTGGTGAAGTTCGATGGGCGTCACCGCGTCTACGACGCGGTTTGGCAGCGGTTCAGCCAGGAGATCCGCCTCCTTCTGGACAATCGCTATGTCTACCATCCCTTCTGGCAGCATCAGAACGGTGTGCCAGGATACCAAGACTGGGAACACAAGCTCGAGCGCGGTCGCATTGCCATCAACCACGCCCTGCGCGAGCACGACACGGTCAGGATCCTGTCGATCCTGTTCGATCGGCTCTACGTGCTGCGAAATCAGCTGGTGCATGGCGGCGCGACCTGGAACAGCGATGTAAATCGCGACCAGGTGAGGGACGGAGCATCGCTCCTTGGCTGCCTCCTACCGATCTTCGTCGATCTGATGATGGACAATCCCCTGCATGAATGGCCGATGCCCAACTATCCGGTCGTGGATTAGGCTGGATGGAGACGATCGACGATCTCGTCGCAGACTCGTCTGCGCTCATCGACGGCTATCTCGATCCCGCCGACCGAGAGCAGCTTTACAATCGCATCTGGCATTGCTTGCGCTGGCAACAGCACGATCCCGACGACAGGATCATGCAGATCATCATCCGATTGTACGACCTGTTTGTCCGCGTCATGCCCGTGGAACACAGAATGATGATCTATCAGGCGGCGAAGAACGAAGTCGAGCACCGACGTTTCACGCCAGCGGTCTTCATCGTTTTCATGCAGAACGAGATTGACGAAGGGATTGCGTCGACCGCGACGATCGATCTCTTGGCCTACAGCAAGCATGACTGGTCGTCGCTTCCCGTAGGGTTCAAAGCGCTCCTCGGCATTGTCGAACACGGCATGTGCAGAATTCCCGGAGCGTTGTTTGGAGCCGCAATTACGTTCGGCGATGGCAATCTGCTCATCGTCTTGGACACGATGGCACCGCACATGACCGATCGCCACATCAACATGGCCGCGCGCATGCAGACTGGATACGTCCATCATGCGGCGATCCAGTACTGGCTTTCGATCGCTCGCCGCATGGCAACGCGCGAAGACCAAGTCGCTCAATCCGTTGTCGGAAACTGCGCCAGTGCGCTGGTACGGTACCATCAAACCGCCTTTCAGCCTGTCGTGACCGACATCGAAAGGCTTTACCCGGCGTGGGATTTTGACCCTGCGGTATCGGTAAAGCAGCATTGGAGTTTCGAGGAATACGGTAAGCTGATCGAGGCGCAGTTATTTGGGATTCACGAGGCTGAAGCCGGGGAGAAGATTTTTGGCGAGGTGATCAAGGTTTGGTGTCCTGGCGGCCGCCAATGAAGTCACTTATCCGATCCTCGCCGTCGTCTTACAGGTCGGAAACTCGCTACATCCCAAGAATTCTCCGTACTTTCCGTCGATCCTGACCATCTTTCCCC
The genomic region above belongs to Qipengyuania spongiae and contains:
- the traL gene encoding type IV conjugative transfer system protein TraL produces the protein MADPYIIPRRLDDPELIGFWTIDEFAGMLIPFTWGILSQHIFIGIIVAFGAWFALRKAKAGRASSWVAHAAYWYLPAGLLGLKSTPPSHCRLLAG
- a CDS encoding type IV conjugative transfer system protein TraE, with translation MFADISHERQQSLLRQRNLFALTSAGLGIALVVAVSLAATRDREVVLLPTLPKQLTVSSAGVEADYLELVTRDAALVLLNRSPEGLDYWMDEILKLADPASYGRLKADLVRIVEEQRGSDVTQAFVIRSMTVDPKGLTSDVTGTLKTFVGAQVIASDERRFRFNWTYRGLRLALSGFSQLPPKDPTKEAQ
- a CDS encoding HEPN domain-containing protein produces the protein MVYRYSAGNPLHPEALKEKQRALRDGFSTPLTLRVHRALSWLRRAEAEQDDQDIRFILLWIGFNAAYAGDVEASASSSAPEGERGLFQSFFSTLVKFDGRHRVYDAVWQRFSQEIRLLLDNRYVYHPFWQHQNGVPGYQDWEHKLERGRIAINHALREHDTVRILSILFDRLYVLRNQLVHGGATWNSDVNRDQVRDGASLLGCLLPIFVDLMMDNPLHEWPMPNYPVVD
- a CDS encoding TrbC/VirB2 family protein translates to MQSFTLSRRSGAIDQRPSKFGRAMTFAVPLAVAALAASAAYAGADTTFTPALTKFTDFLEGSGGKIITVLSLAGGLIGLASGRFSLGQVAVPVGVGIGVGTGVPIVTSVVTAVI
- a CDS encoding transcriptional regulator; translated protein: MHQPAPLRGEANTSLAHILAHAIQTSDKPKHQIAREVGIHRETLLRVMRGDRPIGLDEAARVLEVCGAFPRASMILALAGQEDLACEWMRSEMGEFLEDFFTALPGQLERTLGRRVEDLRPRWANGTSQLVARMLAKHIDDFANRDISMALPR
- a CDS encoding AlpA family transcriptional regulator, producing MNAHPQLTENGADADPTLPQVPPPARLLRLPEVIDRVGLRRSAIYQRMSEGRFPKSRSLGPKCAVWIEAEIDAWIRSIADKPHRDAP